Proteins found in one Sphingomonas sp. SORGH_AS_0879 genomic segment:
- a CDS encoding NAD(P)/FAD-dependent oxidoreductase has product MSAAHYDVLIVGGGHAGAQAAVALRQEKFDGSIAILGAEPHPPYERPPLSKEYLSGAKPFERILIRPERFWAERAVTLLLGETVVAIDPAARSVSTESGVSIGYGELIWATGGEPRRLSCAGHDLKGIHAVRTRADVDRLLDELATADRIVVIGGGYIGLEASAALTKIGKTVTLVEAQDRVLARVAGEPLSRFYEAEHRAHGVTLMLGVGVSCIEGEDQVTGVRLNSGELLPADLVIVGIGIVPAIAPLVEAGAESGNGVIIDAHCRTSLPHVHAIGDCAAHPNPYAGGAVIRLESVQNANDQAVTAARDIVGRPVAYDAVPWFWSNQYDLKLQTVGLSAGHDAAVLRGDPATRSFSVVYVRGGRVIAIDAVNAMKDYVQGRALVQAGAVIAPDLLADTTRPLKDLLSA; this is encoded by the coding sequence GTGAGTGCCGCGCATTATGATGTGCTGATCGTCGGTGGCGGTCATGCAGGCGCGCAGGCGGCAGTGGCGCTCCGGCAGGAGAAGTTCGACGGCTCCATCGCGATCCTGGGGGCCGAGCCGCATCCGCCCTATGAGCGCCCGCCACTGTCAAAGGAATATCTGTCCGGGGCCAAGCCGTTCGAGCGTATCCTGATCCGGCCCGAGCGTTTCTGGGCGGAGCGGGCGGTGACGCTGCTGCTCGGTGAGACGGTGGTGGCGATCGATCCCGCCGCCCGGTCGGTATCGACCGAAAGCGGCGTGAGCATCGGTTATGGCGAGCTGATCTGGGCGACCGGCGGCGAGCCCCGGCGTCTGAGCTGTGCAGGTCATGACTTGAAGGGCATTCACGCCGTGCGCACCCGCGCCGATGTCGACCGGTTGCTGGACGAGCTTGCCACGGCCGATCGGATCGTCGTGATCGGCGGCGGCTATATCGGGCTTGAGGCGTCGGCGGCGCTCACGAAAATCGGCAAGACCGTCACGCTGGTCGAGGCGCAGGACCGGGTGCTCGCGCGGGTCGCGGGCGAGCCCTTGTCGCGTTTCTATGAGGCTGAGCACCGGGCGCATGGCGTGACGTTGATGCTCGGCGTCGGCGTGTCCTGCATCGAGGGCGAGGATCAGGTGACCGGCGTCCGGCTGAATAGCGGCGAACTGCTGCCCGCTGACTTGGTAATCGTCGGCATCGGCATTGTTCCCGCCATCGCGCCGCTGGTTGAAGCGGGCGCGGAGTCGGGCAATGGCGTGATCATTGATGCTCATTGCCGCACCAGCCTGCCCCATGTCCACGCCATCGGCGACTGCGCGGCGCATCCCAACCCTTATGCGGGGGGCGCGGTGATCCGGCTCGAGTCGGTGCAGAACGCCAATGACCAGGCGGTGACGGCGGCGCGCGATATCGTCGGGCGGCCGGTGGCGTATGACGCGGTGCCGTGGTTCTGGTCGAACCAATATGATCTGAAGCTCCAGACCGTCGGCCTGTCTGCGGGACATGACGCGGCGGTGCTGAGAGGCGATCCGGCGACGCGGAGTTTCTCGGTGGTGTATGTGCGCGGGGGGCGGGTGATCGCCATCGACGCGGTGAACGCGATGAAGGACTATGTCCAAGGCCGCGCGCTGGTGCAGGCGGGGGCGGTCATCGCGCCCGACCTCCTTGCGGATACGACGCGACCGTTGAAAGACCTTCTTTCAGCCTGA
- a CDS encoding NAD(P)-dependent alcohol dehydrogenase: MQTIAAVARQPHGDFTLETVEIETPREGEVRVRIAGVGLCHTDLIFRDQFVPYPLPAVLGHEGAGVIEALGPGVEGLAVGDAVVLGFSSCGHCARCDEHLPSYCREFPALNYAGMRLEDGSKAYSKDGEAISSHFFGQSSFAAQAIVRARNVVKVEDPAAPLAILGPLGCGFQTGAGGVMRSMACHAGSSIVIVGGGPVGLAAVMGAKIRGCTTIILVEPVEKRRDLARELGATHVIDPMADDVTAAIRKIVAEGVDYAFDTSGRVEMMEAVLAALTPRGMLGLVGVPGKAEAALTINIAGMITYGQRVVGIMEGDSDPQSFIPELIAAHRDGQFPFDRLVQTFPLTEINEAIEAQKRGDCVKVVLIP; this comes from the coding sequence ATGCAGACCATTGCCGCCGTCGCCCGTCAGCCGCATGGCGACTTCACCCTGGAAACCGTCGAGATCGAGACGCCCCGTGAAGGCGAAGTGCGGGTTCGGATCGCAGGTGTGGGGCTATGCCACACCGACCTGATATTCCGCGACCAGTTCGTGCCCTATCCGCTGCCCGCCGTGCTGGGCCATGAGGGGGCAGGAGTGATCGAGGCGCTGGGGCCGGGCGTCGAGGGATTGGCGGTCGGCGATGCGGTGGTGCTGGGCTTTTCGAGTTGCGGGCATTGCGCACGCTGCGACGAGCACCTGCCCAGCTATTGCCGCGAATTTCCCGCGCTCAACTATGCGGGCATGCGGCTGGAGGACGGGTCCAAGGCCTATTCCAAGGACGGCGAGGCGATCTCCTCGCATTTCTTCGGCCAGTCGAGCTTCGCTGCACAAGCCATCGTTCGCGCGCGCAACGTCGTGAAGGTTGAGGACCCGGCCGCGCCGCTGGCGATCCTGGGGCCGCTGGGCTGCGGGTTCCAGACCGGGGCGGGGGGCGTGATGCGCTCCATGGCGTGCCATGCGGGATCGTCGATCGTCATCGTCGGCGGCGGGCCGGTCGGGCTGGCCGCCGTCATGGGCGCGAAGATCCGGGGCTGTACGACGATCATCCTGGTCGAGCCGGTCGAGAAACGCCGCGACCTCGCCCGCGAACTGGGCGCGACGCATGTGATCGACCCGATGGCGGACGACGTGACCGCCGCCATTCGTAAGATCGTGGCCGAGGGCGTGGATTATGCCTTCGACACCAGCGGCCGGGTCGAGATGATGGAGGCGGTGCTGGCTGCGCTGACCCCGCGCGGGATGCTGGGGCTGGTCGGCGTGCCGGGCAAGGCGGAGGCGGCGCTGACCATCAATATTGCGGGCATGATTACCTATGGCCAACGCGTCGTCGGCATCATGGAAGGCGACAGCGATCCGCAGAGCTTCATTCCCGAGCTGATCGCCGCGCACCGGGACGGGCAATTCCCCTTCGACAGGCTGGTCCAGACCTTCCCGCTGACTGAGATCAACGAAGCGATCGAGGCGCAGAAGCGCGGCGATTGCGTCAAGGTGGTGCTGATCCCGTGA
- a CDS encoding acyl-CoA synthetase, which translates to MHPANHAARHPDKPAIIMGGTGSTISFAELDAASNRSAHLLRALGLKRGDVVATVFANAPEAFILGWAAQRSGLYQTAISCKLSARDMAYILRDSGAKLLVVSPAYADLAREAVADMPTLLTYRWTGSDALFAEWNFAANGHPATPIADESAGTDLLYSSGTTGRPKGVMPPLPTGSIDTPTPLMRMGQALYGMGPDMVYLSSSPLYHAAPLRWAMAAQQLGGTVVVMERFEPDTALALIERYRVTHATFVPTHFVRMLKQPDAERLGHDLSSLHAVIHAAAPCPVPVKRAMIDWLGPIVHEYYSGTECCGITALSSEEWLKRPGSVGRAVLGQLHILDDDGGELAPGETGNVFFSDGPAFSYLNDPAKTAEAHNAQGWATLGDIGRVDEDGYLFLSDRKSFMIISGGVNIYPQEIENLLVTHPKVADAAVIGVPCEEMGETVMAIVQPAAGIAGDAALAEELQAFARRELGGVKTPRRFAFLDELPREPTGKLFKRLLRDRYAASG; encoded by the coding sequence ATGCATCCGGCGAACCATGCCGCACGCCATCCCGACAAGCCCGCCATCATCATGGGCGGGACCGGCTCAACGATCAGCTTTGCCGAACTCGATGCCGCGTCGAACCGGAGCGCGCACCTGCTTCGCGCCCTGGGACTGAAGCGTGGCGACGTCGTCGCCACCGTCTTCGCCAATGCGCCGGAGGCGTTCATCCTGGGCTGGGCGGCGCAGCGTTCGGGGCTCTACCAGACCGCGATCTCGTGCAAGCTGAGCGCGCGCGACATGGCCTATATCCTGCGCGACTCCGGCGCAAAGTTGCTGGTCGTATCCCCCGCCTATGCCGATCTGGCGCGCGAAGCGGTGGCGGACATGCCGACGCTGCTGACCTATCGCTGGACGGGATCGGATGCCCTGTTCGCCGAGTGGAATTTTGCCGCCAACGGCCATCCCGCAACGCCGATCGCGGACGAGAGCGCGGGCACCGACCTGCTCTATTCCTCGGGCACCACCGGGCGGCCCAAGGGCGTGATGCCGCCGCTGCCTACCGGGTCGATCGACACACCGACCCCGCTGATGCGGATGGGCCAGGCGCTGTACGGCATGGGGCCGGACATGGTCTATCTGTCCAGCTCGCCTCTTTACCACGCTGCCCCGTTGCGCTGGGCGATGGCGGCGCAGCAGCTGGGCGGCACCGTCGTCGTCATGGAGCGGTTCGAGCCGGATACGGCCTTGGCGCTGATCGAACGCTACCGCGTCACCCACGCGACCTTCGTACCGACGCATTTCGTGCGGATGCTCAAGCAGCCCGATGCCGAAAGACTGGGCCATGACCTGTCCTCGCTGCACGCCGTGATCCATGCCGCCGCCCCCTGTCCGGTGCCGGTCAAGCGGGCGATGATCGACTGGTTGGGCCCCATCGTGCACGAATATTATTCAGGCACCGAATGCTGCGGCATCACCGCGCTGAGCAGCGAGGAATGGCTGAAACGGCCGGGCTCGGTCGGGCGCGCGGTGCTGGGCCAGTTGCACATATTGGACGACGATGGCGGCGAACTGGCACCGGGCGAGACGGGCAATGTCTTCTTCAGCGACGGCCCAGCTTTCTCCTATCTCAACGACCCCGCCAAGACCGCCGAGGCGCATAATGCGCAAGGCTGGGCGACGCTGGGCGATATCGGGAGGGTGGACGAGGACGGCTATCTGTTCCTGTCGGACCGCAAGAGCTTCATGATCATTTCGGGCGGGGTGAACATCTATCCGCAGGAGATTGAAAACCTGCTCGTCACCCATCCCAAGGTCGCCGATGCGGCGGTGATCGGCGTGCCGTGTGAGGAGATGGGCGAGACCGTGATGGCCATCGTCCAGCCCGCCGCCGGGATTGCCGGCGACGCTGCGCTGGCCGAGGAATTGCAGGCGTTCGCCCGGCGCGAACTGGGCGGGGTGAAAACGCCGCGCCGGTTCGCGTTTCTGGACGAGCTGCCCCGCGAACCGACCGGCAAGCTGTTCAAGCGGCTGCTGCGCGACCGCTATGCCGCGTCAGGCTGA
- a CDS encoding helix-turn-helix domain-containing protein, protein MAELSPNNEKIIANTLGRAPDRSVNLGSWQFARWRQFIGSYELPALVDPVFVVHVGGKPDTRLWEADQWSRSRSIPGCATIVPAGCSTGWRIDGELDVVTVSVPMDRLQDQRAVDRFREMRFAFADPLGIALTRQILSELYAAQTVERTAYIGTLLDALKMHTLRSSPPSSEGAFPSADFSAYRIHQIMNDILGRPEEDHCLEALAAQAGLTPSHFCRVFKRATGVTPHQYVMKARLDRARDLLGQSDLSIAQVAEMTGFTSQSHFTRAFRQYAGDTPSGWRHTVQ, encoded by the coding sequence GTGGCAGAGCTTTCGCCCAACAACGAAAAGATCATCGCCAACACGCTCGGCCGCGCGCCGGATCGCAGCGTCAACCTGGGATCGTGGCAGTTCGCGCGGTGGCGGCAGTTCATCGGCAGCTATGAACTGCCCGCGCTGGTCGATCCGGTGTTTGTTGTCCATGTCGGCGGCAAGCCCGATACGCGACTGTGGGAAGCCGATCAGTGGAGCCGTTCACGCTCCATTCCCGGCTGTGCCACCATCGTTCCCGCTGGGTGCAGCACGGGCTGGCGGATCGATGGCGAGTTGGACGTCGTCACCGTCTCGGTGCCGATGGACCGATTGCAGGACCAGCGCGCGGTTGACCGGTTTCGCGAGATGCGCTTCGCCTTCGCCGATCCGCTGGGCATCGCGCTGACCCGGCAAATCCTCAGCGAACTCTATGCCGCGCAGACGGTCGAGAGGACTGCCTATATCGGCACGCTGCTCGACGCCTTGAAGATGCACACGTTGCGCAGCTCGCCGCCGAGCAGCGAGGGGGCGTTTCCCAGCGCCGATTTCTCCGCCTATCGCATCCACCAGATCATGAACGACATCCTCGGGCGGCCCGAGGAGGATCATTGCCTGGAGGCGCTGGCGGCACAGGCGGGGCTGACGCCCTCGCACTTCTGCCGCGTGTTCAAGCGGGCGACGGGCGTGACCCCGCATCAATATGTGATGAAGGCCCGGCTGGATCGCGCCCGCGACCTGCTCGGCCAGTCCGACCTTTCCATCGCGCAGGTGGCGGAGATGACCGGCTTTACTAGCCAGAGCCACTTCACCCGCGCCTTTCGCCAATATGCCGGGGATACGCCCAGCGGCTGGCGCCACACCGTTCAATAG
- a CDS encoding acyl-CoA dehydrogenase family protein — MVLTDDQVAIRDAVRDFAQERIRPEAAAFEAAGGYPPALFRELGEMGLMGMTAPAELGGAGADYVSYALALIELAAADGALSTIVSIQNSIMVNGLIAFGSPAQRDRWLPDLVSGAAIGAFALTEADAGSDAAAIRTRAQRTEDGWRIDGAKQFITSGKIASVAMVIAVTDPAAGRKGMSAFLVPTDAPGYGVDKVEHKLGQGASDTCCLRFQNCRVDADALFGEEGRGYAMALANLESGRIGIAAQSVGMAQGALDIAIAYARDRQSFGKPIIEHQAVGFRLADLATRLEAARQMVLHAAALKDAGLPALQAASMAKLFASETAETVVSGAIQTLGGYGYLEEFGLAKIYRDVRVCQIYEGTSDIQRMVIARGLGEHHG, encoded by the coding sequence TTGGTACTGACCGATGATCAGGTCGCGATCCGCGACGCCGTCCGTGACTTCGCGCAGGAGCGCATCCGCCCCGAGGCCGCCGCGTTCGAGGCGGCGGGTGGCTATCCGCCCGCGCTTTTTCGTGAACTGGGCGAGATGGGCCTGATGGGCATGACCGCACCTGCCGAGCTGGGCGGGGCGGGGGCGGATTATGTATCCTATGCGCTGGCCCTGATCGAACTGGCCGCCGCCGACGGCGCGTTGTCGACCATCGTGTCGATCCAGAATTCGATCATGGTCAACGGCCTGATCGCCTTTGGCTCACCCGCGCAGCGCGACCGCTGGCTGCCCGATCTGGTCAGCGGCGCGGCGATCGGGGCCTTCGCGTTGACCGAGGCCGATGCCGGGTCCGACGCCGCCGCCATCCGTACGCGCGCGCAGCGGACGGAGGATGGCTGGCGGATCGACGGGGCCAAGCAGTTCATCACCTCAGGCAAGATCGCCTCGGTCGCGATGGTCATCGCCGTCACCGACCCGGCGGCCGGGCGCAAGGGCATGTCGGCCTTTCTGGTTCCGACCGACGCTCCCGGCTACGGCGTCGACAAGGTCGAGCATAAGCTGGGGCAGGGGGCGTCCGACACCTGTTGCCTGCGCTTTCAGAATTGCCGCGTCGACGCAGACGCCTTGTTCGGTGAGGAAGGCCGTGGCTATGCCATGGCGCTCGCCAATCTGGAGTCCGGGCGGATCGGCATCGCGGCCCAGTCGGTCGGCATGGCGCAGGGCGCCCTGGACATCGCCATCGCCTATGCCCGCGACCGCCAGAGCTTCGGCAAGCCGATCATTGAGCATCAGGCGGTCGGCTTCCGCCTGGCCGATCTCGCCACCCGGCTGGAGGCGGCGCGGCAGATGGTGCTGCATGCCGCCGCGCTGAAGGACGCGGGGCTCCCAGCCCTGCAGGCGGCGTCGATGGCCAAACTCTTCGCCTCCGAGACGGCTGAGACGGTGGTGTCGGGCGCGATCCAGACGCTGGGTGGCTATGGCTATCTCGAAGAATTCGGGCTCGCCAAGATCTATCGCGATGTCCGCGTCTGCCAGATTTATGAGGGCACGTCCGACATCCAGCGGATGGTGATCGCCCGTGGCCTGGGAGAGCATCATGGTTGA
- a CDS encoding acyl-CoA dehydrogenase family protein: MSLTGPAPSQQAETIGAAVAAFVREVVVPYEQDPRRDAHGPSDELVTEMRAKARAAGVLTPHILGDGEHLTQRETAYVLRQSGLSPLGPLAVNTAAPDEGNMYLLGKVGSAEQKRRFLDPLVRGEARSAFFMTEPAGEGGAGSDPSMMKTRAVLDGNHWVVNGRKAFITGAQGAQVGIVMAKSDDGACMFLVDLPDPAITVERVLDTIDTSMPGGHAVVRIENLRIPADQMLGQSGEGFKYAQIRLAPARLSHCMRWLGACLRANEIATDYACRREAFGKTIIDHEGIGFMLAENRIDLKQAELMIDWCAGVLDAGESGGAESSMAKVAVSEALMRVADRCVQVMGGTGVTGDTIVEQVFREIRAFRIYDGPTEVHKWSLAKAIKRDWRAAQ, encoded by the coding sequence ATGAGCCTGACCGGCCCCGCCCCCTCCCAGCAGGCTGAGACGATCGGCGCGGCGGTGGCTGCGTTCGTGCGCGAAGTGGTCGTGCCCTATGAGCAGGACCCGAGACGTGACGCCCACGGCCCCTCCGACGAACTGGTCACCGAGATGCGCGCAAAGGCACGCGCGGCGGGTGTGCTGACCCCGCATATCCTGGGTGACGGCGAGCATCTGACCCAGCGTGAGACCGCCTATGTGCTGCGCCAGTCGGGGCTGTCGCCGCTGGGGCCGCTGGCGGTGAACACCGCCGCTCCCGACGAAGGCAATATGTATCTGCTCGGCAAGGTCGGCAGCGCCGAGCAGAAGCGCCGCTTCCTCGACCCGCTGGTCCGGGGCGAGGCACGCTCGGCCTTTTTCATGACCGAACCGGCAGGTGAGGGCGGGGCGGGTTCCGACCCCTCGATGATGAAGACGCGGGCGGTGCTCGACGGCAATCATTGGGTGGTGAATGGGCGCAAGGCGTTCATCACCGGCGCGCAAGGGGCGCAGGTCGGCATCGTCATGGCGAAATCCGACGACGGCGCCTGCATGTTCCTGGTCGACCTGCCCGACCCGGCGATCACCGTTGAGAGGGTGCTCGACACGATCGACACGTCCATGCCCGGCGGCCATGCCGTCGTTCGCATCGAGAATTTGCGGATCCCCGCCGACCAGATGCTGGGGCAAAGCGGCGAAGGCTTCAAATATGCTCAGATTCGCCTCGCGCCCGCCCGCCTGTCACACTGTATGCGCTGGTTGGGGGCGTGCCTGCGCGCGAACGAGATCGCGACCGACTATGCCTGTCGCCGCGAGGCGTTCGGCAAGACGATCATCGACCATGAAGGCATCGGCTTCATGCTGGCGGAGAACCGGATCGACCTGAAACAGGCCGAGCTGATGATCGACTGGTGCGCGGGCGTGCTGGATGCGGGCGAGAGCGGCGGCGCGGAAAGCTCGATGGCCAAGGTCGCGGTGTCGGAGGCGCTGATGCGCGTCGCCGACCGCTGCGTCCAGGTGATGGGCGGCACCGGCGTCACCGGCGACACCATCGTCGAGCAGGTGTTCCGCGAGATCCGCGCCTTCCGAATCTATGACGGCCCGACCGAGGTCCACAAATGGAGTCTGGCCAAGGCGATCAAGCGGGATTGGAGAGCCGCACAGTGA
- a CDS encoding cytochrome P450, protein MATITTPDLKDPGLYEAGVPYDLFAELRRDDPVHWNPEQDGSGFWSVMRHADVVEVSRQPLLFSSAHENGGHRIFNENEVGLTGAGESAIGIPFISRDPPVHTRYRKFVMPALSPGRLGDIETRIRDRATKLIDAIPLNEAVNIVPLLSAPLPLMTLAELLGVSIDLWPKLYDWTNAFVGEDDPEFRQSPEAMAATLGEFFAFGQELFEARRAEPTSDIASLLANAEIDGQPVPFRDFIGNLILVLVGGNETTRNSLSHSIVALSQNPDQWDIIRQNRDVLKTATPEMVRYASPVMHMRRTAMEDTSVGGQRVAKGDKVVLWYISANRDESVFPEADRFLVTRKGAQHVGFGSGQHVCVGSRLAEMQLRVAFDLLADRVTSFEVQAPPRRFRSNFINGLKNLDVILRAV, encoded by the coding sequence ATGGCGACGATCACGACCCCCGACCTGAAGGACCCCGGCCTCTATGAGGCGGGGGTCCCGTATGACCTCTTCGCGGAACTGCGCCGCGACGATCCGGTCCACTGGAACCCGGAACAGGATGGTTCGGGCTTCTGGTCCGTGATGCGCCATGCCGATGTCGTCGAGGTGTCGCGCCAGCCTCTGCTGTTCTCCTCTGCGCATGAGAATGGCGGGCACCGCATCTTCAACGAGAATGAAGTCGGGCTGACCGGCGCGGGTGAGTCCGCCATCGGCATCCCCTTCATTTCGCGCGATCCGCCGGTGCATACCCGCTATCGCAAGTTCGTCATGCCCGCCCTGTCTCCGGGGCGGCTGGGAGACATCGAGACGCGCATCCGCGACCGCGCGACGAAGCTGATCGACGCGATCCCGCTGAACGAAGCGGTCAACATCGTGCCGCTGCTCTCCGCGCCGCTGCCGCTGATGACGCTCGCCGAGCTGCTGGGCGTTTCGATCGACCTGTGGCCCAAACTCTATGACTGGACCAACGCGTTCGTCGGCGAGGACGACCCCGAATTCCGCCAGAGCCCCGAGGCGATGGCGGCGACACTGGGCGAGTTTTTCGCCTTCGGGCAGGAGTTGTTCGAGGCACGGCGGGCCGAGCCGACCTCGGACATCGCGTCGCTGCTCGCCAATGCCGAAATCGACGGGCAGCCGGTGCCGTTCCGCGACTTCATCGGCAACCTGATCCTGGTGCTGGTCGGCGGCAACGAGACGACGCGCAACTCGCTGAGCCACAGCATCGTCGCCCTGTCGCAGAACCCGGACCAGTGGGACATCATCCGCCAGAACCGCGACGTCCTGAAGACCGCGACGCCGGAGATGGTGCGCTATGCCAGCCCGGTCATGCACATGCGCCGCACCGCGATGGAAGATACCAGCGTCGGTGGACAGCGCGTGGCGAAGGGGGACAAGGTCGTCCTCTGGTACATCTCCGCCAATCGCGATGAGAGCGTGTTCCCCGAGGCCGACCGCTTCCTCGTCACCCGCAAGGGCGCGCAACATGTCGGTTTCGGATCGGGACAGCATGTCTGCGTCGGCTCGCGCCTGGCCGAAATGCAGCTGCGCGTCGCGTTCGACTTGCTCGCGGATCGTGTTACATCTTTCGAGGTGCAAGCACCGCCGCGACGGTTCCGGTCGAACTTCATCAACGGCCTCAAGAACCTCGACGTCATTCTGCGGGCTGTATGA
- a CDS encoding acetyl-CoA C-acyltransferase — protein sequence MMVDPIVILGSARTPMGGFQGAFATLNAVDLGAVAVAAAVERAGVSSDLIERITMGCVLPAGLGQAPARQAALKAGLPQSVEATTINKMCGSGMQAVIMAAEALAAGSARIVVAGGMESMTGAPFQLPKHRGGARIGHDRVIDSMMMDGLEDAYDCGKPMGAFAEDSARTYGLTRAAQDGYALESLARAQAAIEQGAFAGEIAAVPVTGRGGTVLVDRDEQPGKARPDKIPGLRPAFAADGTITAASSASISDGAAALVLAQLSVAEAEGLTPQARISATAAHAHAPALFTTAPVFAIRKVLERANWSVADVDLFEVNEAFAAVAMIAMHDLNIPRDRMNVNGGATALGHPIGASGARIIVTLVAALRARGLRRGVAALCIGGGEATAIAIELI from the coding sequence ATCATGGTTGATCCGATCGTCATCCTCGGCAGTGCCCGGACGCCGATGGGCGGGTTTCAAGGCGCGTTTGCCACGCTGAACGCGGTCGATCTAGGCGCGGTCGCGGTTGCAGCGGCGGTGGAACGCGCAGGTGTGTCGTCGGACTTGATCGAACGCATCACCATGGGCTGCGTCCTCCCCGCCGGTCTGGGACAGGCCCCGGCGCGGCAGGCGGCGCTGAAGGCCGGGCTACCCCAGTCTGTCGAGGCGACCACCATCAACAAGATGTGCGGATCGGGGATGCAGGCGGTCATCATGGCGGCCGAGGCGCTCGCCGCCGGATCGGCACGGATCGTCGTCGCGGGCGGGATGGAGAGCATGACCGGCGCGCCCTTCCAGCTGCCCAAGCATCGCGGCGGCGCGCGGATCGGGCATGACCGGGTGATCGACTCGATGATGATGGACGGGCTGGAGGATGCCTATGATTGCGGCAAGCCGATGGGGGCCTTTGCCGAGGACTCCGCGCGTACCTATGGCCTGACCCGCGCGGCGCAGGATGGCTATGCGCTGGAAAGCCTGGCGCGGGCGCAAGCGGCGATCGAGCAGGGCGCGTTCGCCGGGGAAATTGCGGCCGTTCCCGTGACCGGCCGTGGAGGTACGGTGCTGGTCGACCGTGACGAGCAACCGGGCAAGGCGCGCCCCGACAAGATACCCGGTCTGCGCCCCGCTTTCGCAGCCGACGGGACGATCACGGCGGCCAGCTCCGCCTCCATTTCGGACGGAGCGGCGGCGCTGGTTCTGGCGCAGCTCAGCGTGGCGGAGGCCGAAGGGCTGACCCCGCAGGCCCGCATTTCCGCCACCGCCGCCCATGCGCACGCTCCTGCCCTGTTCACCACTGCGCCGGTCTTCGCGATCCGTAAGGTGCTGGAGCGGGCGAACTGGAGCGTCGCCGATGTCGACCTGTTCGAGGTCAACGAAGCCTTTGCCGCCGTCGCGATGATCGCGATGCACGACCTGAACATCCCTCGCGACCGGATGAACGTCAACGGCGGTGCGACCGCGCTCGGCCATCCGATCGGGGCGAGCGGCGCGCGGATCATCGTCACGCTGGTCGCGGCGCTGCGAGCACGGGGGTTGCGGCGCGGTGTGGCGGCTTTGTGCATCGGCGGCGGCGAGGCGACCGCCATCGCCATCGAACTCATCTGA
- a CDS encoding SDR family NAD(P)-dependent oxidoreductase, which yields MDIQGVAAIVTGGASGLGGGTAERLARAGAKVTIFDLNAELGTALAQRIGGHFVRVDVTDETAVAAAIQEAEGLHGKARILVNCAGIGPPAKVIDREGQPLPLASFSKIVTINLIGTFNVLSKFAAALHAADPLGEERGVVINTASVAAYDGQIGQAAYSASKGGVVGMTLPIARELARYGIRVMTIAPGIFMTPLLATLPQEAQDSLGAQVPFPSRLGQPDEFAQLVEAIVTNPMLNGETIRIDGSIRMAPR from the coding sequence ATGGACATCCAGGGCGTAGCCGCCATCGTCACGGGAGGCGCATCGGGGTTGGGCGGCGGCACGGCCGAGCGGCTGGCCCGCGCGGGTGCGAAGGTCACGATCTTCGACCTGAACGCCGAGCTGGGCACGGCGCTGGCGCAGCGGATCGGCGGGCATTTCGTGCGGGTCGATGTGACCGACGAGACCGCCGTCGCCGCCGCGATCCAGGAGGCCGAAGGGCTGCACGGCAAGGCGCGCATCCTGGTCAATTGCGCCGGGATCGGTCCTCCCGCCAAGGTCATTGACCGCGAGGGCCAGCCGCTGCCGCTCGCGTCCTTCTCCAAGATCGTGACGATCAACCTGATCGGCACGTTCAACGTGCTGTCGAAGTTCGCCGCTGCCCTTCATGCGGCCGACCCGCTGGGCGAGGAGCGGGGGGTGGTTATCAACACCGCCTCGGTCGCGGCCTATGATGGCCAGATCGGCCAGGCGGCCTATTCGGCGTCCAAGGGTGGCGTGGTCGGCATGACCCTGCCCATCGCACGCGAACTGGCCCGCTATGGCATCCGCGTGATGACCATCGCGCCGGGCATCTTCATGACCCCGCTGCTGGCGACGTTGCCGCAAGAGGCGCAGGATTCGCTGGGCGCGCAGGTGCCCTTCCCCTCGCGGCTCGGCCAGCCCGATGAGTTCGCGCAACTGGTCGAGGCGATCGTGACCAACCCGATGCTGAACGGCGAGACGATCCGCATCGACGGTTCGATCCGGATGGCCCCGCGATGA